Proteins encoded by one window of Actinocorallia herbida:
- a CDS encoding multidrug effflux MFS transporter — protein MTSPPSPSAPPAAPPAGDRPRLALILALGSLSALGPLSMDLYLPGFPQIAERLDTSGGLVQLTLTTCLIGLAAGQLVAGPLSDAFGRKRPLVIGMTAYLLATLACALAPSVEALIGARLVQGLAGAAGLVIARAIVRDMFQGLAAARFFSTLMLVSALAPVIAPVLGGVILEFTVWRGVFVVLAAFGAVMLAGCVLVIPETLPRDRRVTGGLGASLHAGWALLRRPAFTGYMLTGALGFAAVFCYIGGSSLVLQDAYGVSPTTFSLLFGLNAIGLAVAGQINGKLLLGRFRAHTVLGGGLTALTLSAAGLIAASQTGAPLPWVAALLFCCTSSMGLILPTTTTLALDRAGTAAGTASAFLGAAQFGTAGVSPVLTGLGDTSSALPMSLAMLALSLLAHLAFLSFLRPWRRLPDPLLAR, from the coding sequence ATGACCTCGCCGCCCTCGCCTTCCGCGCCGCCCGCCGCCCCGCCCGCCGGGGACCGGCCCCGCCTCGCCCTGATCCTCGCCCTCGGCTCGCTGTCCGCGCTCGGGCCCCTGTCGATGGACCTCTACCTGCCGGGCTTCCCGCAGATCGCCGAGCGGCTCGACACGTCGGGCGGCCTGGTCCAGCTCACCCTGACCACCTGCCTCATCGGGCTCGCCGCGGGCCAGCTCGTCGCCGGGCCGCTCAGCGACGCCTTCGGGCGCAAGCGGCCCCTGGTGATCGGGATGACCGCCTATCTGCTGGCGACGCTCGCGTGCGCGCTGGCCCCGAGCGTCGAGGCGCTCATCGGGGCACGGCTGGTGCAGGGCCTCGCAGGGGCCGCGGGACTGGTGATCGCCCGCGCGATCGTGCGCGACATGTTCCAGGGCCTGGCCGCCGCCCGGTTCTTCAGCACGCTGATGCTGGTCTCGGCGCTGGCGCCGGTCATCGCGCCCGTGCTCGGCGGGGTCATCCTCGAGTTCACCGTGTGGCGCGGCGTGTTCGTGGTGCTCGCGGCCTTCGGCGCGGTCATGCTCGCCGGATGCGTCCTGGTCATCCCCGAGACGCTGCCGCGCGACCGGAGGGTCACCGGCGGCCTCGGCGCGAGCCTGCACGCGGGCTGGGCACTGCTGCGCCGGCCCGCCTTCACCGGCTACATGCTGACCGGCGCCCTCGGCTTCGCCGCGGTCTTCTGCTACATCGGCGGGTCCTCCCTCGTCCTCCAGGACGCCTACGGCGTCTCGCCCACCACGTTCAGCCTTCTGTTCGGGCTCAACGCCATCGGCCTCGCCGTCGCGGGCCAGATCAACGGCAAGCTCCTGCTCGGCCGTTTCCGCGCGCACACCGTCCTCGGCGGCGGCCTCACGGCGCTGACCCTCAGCGCCGCCGGGCTGATCGCCGCCTCACAGACCGGGGCGCCCCTCCCCTGGGTGGCCGCCCTCCTGTTCTGCTGCACCTCCTCGATGGGCCTCATCCTGCCCACCACCACGACCCTCGCCCTGGACCGGGCCGGAACCGCCGCGGGCACCGCCTCGGCCTTCCTCGGCGCCGCCCAGTTCGGCACCGCCGGCGTCTCCCCCGTCCTCACCGGCCTCGGCGACACCTCCTCCGCCCTCCCCATGTCCCTCGCGATGCTCGCCCTCTCCCTCTTGGCCCACCTGGCCTTCCTCTCCTTCCTCCGCCCCTGGCGCCGGCTCCCCGACCCCCTCCTCGCCCGCTGA
- a CDS encoding SDR family NAD(P)-dependent oxidoreductase: protein MGYLRELFGLEGKVALVTGGSSGIGRGIAVALGRAGADVVVVARKEEGLRETVAELERYGCRAGWVSADLGERGAVQEAAERAVGVFGEVDVLVNSAGVNPRPHMDELTEAEWDLTMAVNLTAPFLLGQRFGPAMAGRGWGRILNVGSQQAFRAFLNSGGYGVSKAGVTALSRSQAEAWSARGVTANTLVPGFVRTPLTTHVTEEGLAELAAGTSVGRNGVPEDFAGAAVFLASPSASYITGQTLFVDGGLSTH from the coding sequence ATGGGGTATCTGCGGGAGCTGTTCGGGCTTGAGGGGAAGGTCGCGCTGGTCACCGGGGGGAGCTCGGGGATCGGGCGGGGGATCGCCGTGGCGTTGGGCCGGGCCGGGGCGGATGTGGTGGTGGTGGCGCGGAAGGAGGAGGGGCTGCGGGAGACGGTCGCGGAGCTGGAGCGGTACGGGTGCCGGGCCGGGTGGGTGAGCGCGGACCTGGGGGAGCGGGGGGCCGTGCAGGAGGCGGCTGAGCGCGCGGTGGGGGTGTTCGGGGAGGTGGATGTGCTGGTGAACTCGGCGGGGGTGAATCCGCGGCCGCACATGGACGAGCTCACCGAGGCCGAGTGGGATCTCACGATGGCGGTGAACCTCACCGCGCCGTTTCTGCTGGGGCAGCGGTTCGGGCCCGCGATGGCGGGACGCGGCTGGGGGCGGATCCTCAACGTGGGGTCGCAGCAGGCGTTCCGGGCGTTCCTCAACAGCGGCGGCTACGGGGTGTCGAAGGCCGGGGTCACGGCGCTGAGCCGTTCCCAGGCCGAGGCGTGGTCGGCGCGGGGAGTCACCGCGAACACGCTGGTGCCGGGCTTCGTCCGGACTCCGCTGACCACCCATGTCACCGAGGAGGGGCTCGCCGAACTCGCCGCGGGCACCTCCGTCGGGCGCAACGGCGTGCCCGAGGACTTCGCGGGCGCCGCGGTCTTCCTCGCCTCCCCCTCCGCCTCCTACATCACCGGCCAGACCCTCTTCGTCGACGGCGGCCTCAGCACCCACTGA